Proteins encoded in a region of the Fusarium keratoplasticum isolate Fu6.1 chromosome 13, whole genome shotgun sequence genome:
- a CDS encoding MFS domain-containing protein yields MRPLHQPTNTSAVINQVETAETSEQLPGLLRVESTVTLSKAKRYLITILILICNLTQFISMFSTVAGGFELSKILGQPVGPGKANWMAAAYSLTQSAFVLISGRLGAVYGHQKLLLLGGVVIVIFSVANAFCTTYSSFVAIRALTGVGGGILMPNAVATLTIMVPPGKARNFTLATFAASPPVGAGIGALMMGAFLQYSEWKWHFVSVACIGAACFGGLLFVLPSETPVDKGGKIDYIGIIVGLGGLLLFSLAWNQAPADGWETPYVIAMLILSLILMVFFFFWESRWADEPIMPPSIFHGKSFKALTVVVLFIYMAVGITLWYMVAWQQLIRGWSVLEVAVGWIPYGLGASFAVILAAWLIPRLEAQWILAIGCVTSLTATLLLATMPEQQSYWAQVFPSTLFGSFCPDFVYVAAQVIASNSVSKKEQGLAGSLIGTLNLYGNSLGLGFAGTIEANMAKRHSSEVLGFRSALWFGAALSAVALLLDLSLVRMEKEDQEGWKSTEGELETVGRCSLRGREEGTES; encoded by the exons ATGAGACCGCTCCATCAGCCTACTAACACCTCTGCGGTAATCAATCAGGTAGAGACTGCAGAAACCTCGGAGCAGCTACCAGGGTTGTTGCGGGTTGAATCCACGGTCACTCTTAGCAAGGCCAAGCGGTATCTAATCACGATTCTGATTCTGATATGCAATTTGACCCAA TTTATCTCCATGTTCTCGACTGTTGCGGGAGGCTTCGAGCTTAGCAAGATTCTGGGGCAACCTGTAGGCCCAGGAAAGGCCAACTGGATGGCGGCAGCCTACTC CCTCACGCAAAGCGCTTTTGTTCTCATCAGCGGCCGCCTCGGGGCTGTGTATGGTCATCAAAAGCTACTACTTCTTGGCGGCGTCGTCATTGTCATCTTTTCGGTTGCCAACGCATTCTGTACCACGTATAGCTCGTTTGTGGCCATCCGCGCTCTCACAGGCGTGGGTGGCGGTATTTTGATGCCCAACGCCGTGGCAACTTTGACGATTATGGTTCCCCCTGGCAAAGCGCGCAACTTTACTCTGGCCACATTCGCGGCATCACCTCCAGTCGGCGCTGGGATTGGTGCTCTGATGATGGGCGCTTTTCTTCAGTATTCTGAATGGAAGTGGCATTTTGTCTCAGT GGCATGCATCGGGGCTGCCTGTTTCGGGGGGCTCCTCTTCGTTTTGCCTTCCGAAACGCCCGTCGACAAAGGTGGAAAAATTGACTATATCGGCATCATTGTCGGTCTAGGAGGCCTCCTGCTGTTCTCTCTAGCATGGAA CCAAGCTCCGGCAGATGGGTGGGAGACTCCCTATGTCATTGCCATGCTTATTCTTTCTTTGATCCTCATGgtgtttttctttttttgggAAAGCAGATGGGCTGACGAACCCATCATGCCTCCCTCTATCTTCCACGGTAAAAGCTTCAAGGCTCTCACCGTCGTGGTTCTATTCATATACATGGCAGTGGGCATCACACTATGGTATATGGTTGCTTGGCAGCAACTGATCCGGGGGTGGTCTGTCCTCGAAGTCGCGGTGGGCTGGATCCCTTATGGGCTCGGGGCATCCTTCGCCGTCATTTTGGCTGCATGGCTGATCCCGCGACTTGAGGCACAATGGATTCTAGCCATTGGATGCGTCACCTCGTTAACTGCAACACTTCTATTGGCCACCATGCCGGAACAGCAATCATACTGGGCCCAAGTTTTCCCTTCTACCTTATTCGGCAGTTTCTGTCCCGATTTCGTCTATGTTGCCGCCCAAGTCATTGCTAGCAACAGTGTCAGCAAAAAGGAGCAAGGACTGGCGGGCAGCCTCATCGGAACGCTCAATCTCTACGGCAATAGCTTAGGATTGGGCTTTGCCGGAACGATCGaggccaacatggccaaaCGCCACTCAAGCGAGGTGTTAGGATTTCGGTCAGCATTATGGTTTGGGGCGGCTCTGTCTGCTGTTGCGTTGCTGCTGGATCTGTCCCTCGTGAgaatggagaaggaggaccAAGAGGGTTGGAAGTCGACTGAGGGTGAGCTCGAGACGGTTGGCAGGTGTTCGTTACGTGGAAGAGAGGAAGGGACTGAGAGCTGA
- a CDS encoding MFS domain-containing protein — MINQSQAILGPDGLSSDQKEAYEETTCDPSGAESLTTYSLTLSPEDQLIDPISEAKARRKIDFSVLLLLVLGFLVFQLDRMNLASALTGGFAEDIKVNQATINLGNQLMFAAVVVFEIPCNMALQRFGPRKWMSGQVFMFGLVATMQTFVRNRTGFLVSRVMLGLAESGYTPGAMYILSLWYKRRELAKRVSIFFFGMFGGNAISPLLATGILKLDGSRGMTGWQWLFLVEGLLTVFVSSLLLLFLPESPYTPQPLFGPGLVRWSSAEKDILQQRVDASARIAPNNNAIGLGTVLRTVLQYRRWPHYVSTLAVFSTFSPLSTYSPSIIMSLGFDRIVANALAAVGALLALPVVFFFGYLSDRTNKRGATVILAQVCYLIVLIVTRQVHPTSGKWSRWGLWTAVNSVAVGYHPVHNSWTQLNCHDTGERSIALAMWVMSATTGMMIGTQYFQAEDRPFYHVGLRTMIIMVAIGIFSAVIQLLVYVAHNRRVVRGKYQNGDGRKNVLFTP, encoded by the exons ATGATAAACCAGAGCCAAGCAATTCTTGGGCCCGATGGGCTGTCAAGTGATCAAAAAGAAGCATATGAGGAGACTACTTGTGACCCGTCTGGCGCCGAGTCATTGACAACATATTCACTCACTTTGTCTCCGGAAGATCAACTGATAGATCCAATCAGTGAGGCCAAGGCGCGTAGGAA AATTGACTTCTCCGTGCTCTTACTATTGGTGTTAGGATTTCTCGTCTTCCAGCTCGATCGTATGAACTTGGCAAGCGCGTTAACTGGCGGTTTCGCCGAAGATATCAAAGTCAACCAGGCGACAATCAATTTGGGCAACCAGCTTATgtttgctgctgttgttgtcttCGAGATCCCATGCAATATGGCCCTCCAGCGT TTTGGTCCCCGTAAGTGGATGTCAGGCCAGGTATTCATGTTTGGCCTTGTTGCGACAATGCAAACCTTTGTCCGCAACCGAACAGGATTCTTGGTAAGTCGGGTAATGCTTGGGCTTGCAGAGTCAGGCTACACCCCTGGAGCCATGTATATACTGTCTCTATGGTATAAACGTCGCGAATTAGCCAAAAGAGTGTCTattttcttctttggcatGTTTGGTGGGAATGCAATCAGCCCCTTGTTGGCTACTGGTATCCTCAAACTTGATGGCTCCAGAGGAATGACTGGATGGCAGTGGCTCTTCTTAG TGGAGGGCTTATTGACGGTTTTTGTCTCATCATTACTGCTATTGTTTCTTCCAGAGAGCCCATACACTCCGCAGCCGCTGTTTGGTCCAGGTCTGGTACGCTGGTCGAGCGCCGAAAAGGACATACTACAACAGAGAGTTGACGCATCGGCACGCATAGCTCCAAATAATAACGCTATTGGACTAGGTACTGTTCTGAGAACTGTGCTACAGTATCGTCGGTGGCCACACTACGTTTCTACCCTCGCTGtcttctcgaccttttcTCCTCTGTCAACATATTCAccttccatcatcat GTCGCTCGGCTTTGACCGTATTGTCGCCAATGCTCTGGCTGCTGTTGGAGCATTGCTGGCTCTTCCTGTTGTGTTTTTCTTCGGGTACCTTAGCGACCGAACCAACAAACGCGGAGCCACTGTTATTTTGGCGCAGGTCTGCTACTTGATTGTCCTCATTGTGACTAGACAAGTGCATCCTACATCGGGAAAGTGGTCGCGATGGGGTCTTTGGACCGCTGTGAATAGTGTAGCTGTTGGCTACCATCCCGTCCACAACTCGTGGACGCAGCTTAATTGCCATGACACAGGCGAGCGAAGTATAGCATTGGC GATGTGGGTGATGTCTGCGACCACCGGGATGATGATAGGAACTCAATATTTCCAGGCAGAGGATAGGCCATT CTATCACGTTGGTCTTCGTACGATGATAATTATGGTGGCCATTGGGATCTTTTCTGCCGTTATCCAGCTTCTTGTCTACGTGGCACATAATCGCCGGGTTGTGAGAGGAAAGTACCAGAATGGAGATGGGAGGAAGAACGTGTTGTTCACGCCGTAG
- a CDS encoding Fungal-trans domain-containing protein, giving the protein MCLLCLAESLSGASCAQPPRVLPGEACIDRILQSGPQDLLLCHEPFVVKVSNVPSSGFAFFSEQRVNSLTDRLKTPRLRELIETLDDLIVERLSVKNNSRWSPIHFRKPTHTAPLSSEEVHLFVQAYFTRVHPLHPFLDRQQFQDQVLSPGLDQLLIDSPAFSALYHAVMALGSQYCQEGSFEPGVGKAWELFQMSLGHMADLIAPRESFESLQALTAMSIFANNVCCIQLEARLVSQAARIAEGLRYHKSSHAQPVHLKTFWVIYAIEKQISFQNRINSIISDDDIGCMVPATPESHFGEFNWFLSTIRFGRLLTIAYQSLFSLSASLRSAESYLAAIHHVRNLLEQWRLSIPAEYQPGGSTHFGNVFDPNETLVALQTHFSYYHLLIGLERLTLHLDKEEGPRKQESRLRLMNTAKAIVELTRFIDLEPHVPLL; this is encoded by the exons ATGTGTCTCTTGTGCC TTGCCGAGTCCCTTTCGGGAGCCTCATGCGCACAGCCTCCTCGAGTGCTCCCTGGTGAGGCATGCATCGATCGCATACTGCAGTCTGGCCCTCAggatcttcttctctgccacGAGCCGTTTGTAGTAAAGGTGAGCAATG TCCCGAGCTCCGgcttcgccttcttctctgaaCAGCGAGTCAATTCGCTCACGGACAGGCTGAAGACGCCTCGACTCCGGGAACTCATTGAAACCCTGGATGATCTCATCGTGGAGCGGCTCAGTGTCAAGAACAATTCTCGCTGGAGCCCCATCCACTTTAGGAAGCCAACGCACACCGCACCACTCTCGTCGGAAGAAGTGCACTTATTCGTTCAAG CATACTTCACACGGGTTCACCCTCTTCATCCGTTCCTCGATAGGCAACAGTTCCAAGATCAGGTTTTGAGCCCCGGCCTTGACCAGCTTCTCATAGATAGCCCGGCATTTTCTGCACTCTACCATGCTGTAATGGCGTTGGGAAGTCAGTATTGCCAAGAGGGCAGTTTCGAGCCTGGGGTTGGCAAGGCATGGGAACTGTTCCAGATGTCCCTGGGACACATGGCGGACCTCATTGCTCCAAGGGAGTCGTTTGAAAGTCTCCAG GCGTTGACCGCCATG TCCATATTCGCGAACAATGTCTGCTGTATCCAACTCGAGGCCAGGCTAGTTTCTCAGGCCGCACGGATAGCAGAGGGCCTGCGGTATCACAAGTCCTCCCACGCTCAACCTGTTCACCTAAAAACCTTTTGGGTCATCTACGCAATTGAAAAGCAGATCAGCTTCCAAAACCGGATCAACTCG ATAATCTCTGATGACGACATCGGCTGCATGGTTCCTGCGACTCCGGAATCGCATTTCGGGGAATTCAACTGGTTCTTGTCAACAATCCGCTTTGGACGGCTGTTAACCATTGCGTACCAGTCCCTTTTCTCGTTGAGCGCCTCGCTGCGATCCGCCGAGTCATATCTCGCTGCCATTCACCACGTCCGTAACCTGCTGGAGCAGTGGAGGCTGTCCATCCCCGCCGAGTACCAGCCCGGTGGCTCCACGCATTTTGGAAACGTGTTCGATCCCAATGAGACACTAGTTGCCCTCCAGACGCATTTCTCATATTACCATCTTCTTATTGGTCTCGAGCGGCTGACCCTCCATCTTGATAAGGAGGAAGGCCCAAGGAAACAGGAGAGCAGGCTGAGATTGATGAATACAGCTAAAGCCATCGTTGAACTGACTCGATTCATCGACTTAGAACCTCACGTGCCCTTATTGTAA
- a CDS encoding hypothetical protein (Related to ACB 4-hydroxyacetophenone monooxygenase): MMYGPNSGTIHTSTTTDIENAINFALQVIKPVIDGQASIINVKRGAEEWYSDRVQKKSIGTVWYSGCVNWYFKTTKNGQKWNSMINPLSQVQFWFRACFPPGATGNIRADASGSAWEL, from the exons GGCCGAACTCCGGCACTATTCACACATCGACCACCACTGACATTGAAAATGCCATCAACTTCGCGCTACAGGTCATTAAACCCGTTATAGATGGCCAAGCAAGCATTATCAACGTCAAGCGAGGCGCCGAGGAATGGTATTCCGACCGAGTCCAGAAGAAGTCAATAGGCACCGTCTGGTACTCTGGATGCGTCAACTGGTATTTCAAGACAACCAAGAACGGACAGAAGTGGAACTCCATGATCAATCCCCTTTCTCAGGTGCAGTTCTGGTTCAGAGCTTGTTTCCCACCTGGGGCCACTGGGAATATTCG GGCAGACGCTTCGGGTAGTGCTTGGGAGCTCTAG